The following nucleotide sequence is from Prosthecobacter sp..
GCACTCAACCATCCAGATCCTGGAACGACTGGATGGTCCAGCCTCCGGGGCCAAGGACGAGGGTGTAGGAACGAACGGCTCCAGCATCCTTGGGGCCGACGACGACCGTGGCCTGACGGCCCGTGTTGGCTTTCTCGAGGCAGACCACGGTTTCGGGCTTGTTGTTGACGGTGACGCGGACCTCGATGCGTGTGGGTGTGTAGGTGGGCGATCCGACACGGATTTTGCCGCCGGTGAGACGATGTGCCTCGTCGAGGAAGTGAATGTAGGCGACTTCAACGGGCGGCGTGCCTTTGTCATCGAATGCACCAACGGGATCAGCGAGGATCGCAGGCTTGTCTGAAGCGGGAACGCTTGAAGGCGGTGTAGCAGCAGCTTCGGGAACAGGCGTTTTAAACTTCTCCCATAACATGGCACCG
It contains:
- a CDS encoding zinc ribbon domain-containing protein, which codes for MPDSKPAFCTQCGAALTPGNAFCDQCGHRIGTATPPSTQPSAPPPAVSAVAPAPSKQSPSAVILLVVFVIVAAVVGIGGAMLWEKFKTPVPEAAATPPSSVPASDKPAILADPVGAFDDKGTPPVEVAYIHFLDEAHRLTGGKIRVGSPTYTPTRIEVRVTVNNKPETVVCLEKANTGRQATVVVGPKDAGAVRSYTLVLGPGGWTIQSFQDLDG